One Elusimicrobia bacterium HGW-Elusimicrobia-1 genomic window, TTTTCCGCCGTCGACCGCGCTTCCGTGGAAACTTCTTCGGCGCCTACCGCAAGAAGCAGCATTGAGCGCAGCGCGGAGAGCATTTCCGTCAAAAACGCGGAATAGTCGTGGCCGCCGGAAGCAAGTTCTGCCGCGCAACCGAGCGCGGCGCGGGCATCGCCGGCGGCGACGGCTTCAAGCGCCCCGTCGATTATCTCCGAAGGCAAAACGCCCAGAAGTTCTCTGACCGAGGCGGCCGTCACGTTGCGGTCTCCGTAAGCAATCGCCTGATCAAGAAGCGATTGCGCGTCGCGCATGGAGCCATCGGCGGCGCGGGCAATCGCCGGGAGCGCTTCGGGTTCAAAAGTTACGCTCTCGGCCGAAAGTATTTTCGTCAGCGCCGCGGCGATTTCCTCGACGGAAATCATCTTGAAACGGTATTTCTGGCAGCGGGATGAAATCGTGGCGGGAATGCTCCGGGATTCCGTGGTGGCCAGTATAAAAATCGCGTGGGGAGGCGGCTCTTCGAGGGTTTTAAGGAGCGCGTTGAAAGCCGCGCCGGTAATCTGGTGAGCTTCGTCGATGATGAATATCTTATAGCGTCCCGAGACAGGCGCGAATCTGACGTTTTCCCTCAAACTTCTTATCTCGTCGATACCGCGGTTTGATGCGCCGTCGATTTCCTGAACGTCGACAAAATTGCCCGTCGCTATTCCCTTACAGGCGTCGCACACGCCGCATATTTCGGACGTAGGCCCCTTTTCGCAGTCGAGCGCCTTGGCCAGTATTCTGGCCATCGTCGTTTTGCCCACCCCGCGGGTGCCGGAAAAAAGATAAGCGTGGTGGATGCGGCCCGAGGATATGGCGTTTGAAATCGTAGAAACAATGTGACCCTGACCGACGACTTCGCCGAAGTTCATCGGACGGTATTTGCGGGCTATCGCCTCGTACTTCATAAGGATATGTTTCCGGTGGGTGCGGGATTTTTACGTGTCGGATACTACGAACGTATATTACATAATTATGACGGAAAAAATCAAACGCCGCCGCCCTTCTCCGACGGTACCAGCACCGGAGCGCCGCCGGACGTTTCCCGCAAAAAACTTTTTTTTGTAAAATGATTGCCGATGAAACCGCAAAACATTAAATTCGGGACAGACGGATGGCGCGCCGTAATAGCCGAAGAATTTACCTTCGAGAACGTCGCGCGAGTCGCCGACGGCCTGGCCGCGCACATAAAATCCCGACGGGGATTGAGAGAACACCCCGTGGCAATCGGCTACGACAGAAGATTCCTCTCGAAAGATTTCGCCGAGGCGGCCGCCTCTACCCTGGCCGGAAACTCCATTCCCGTCATACTTTCCGAGGCGGCGGTCACCACCCCATGCCTTGCCTACGCCGCGGCAACCCGAAAGGTCTCATTCGGCGTCATGATAACGGCCAGCCATAATCCGCCGCACTACAACGGGATCAAATTCAAGACACCCGAAGGCGCGTCGTGCCCCAAAGCCGTAACCGACGAGATAGAAAAATTGATTCCGTCTTTGCCCCGTGGTTTCCAAACACCGCGAACATCCCTGCCCGCCGCAGATTTCATTTCGCCCTACGTCGCAAAACTGCGCGGGCTGTTCGCGCACGGCAAAAACGCTCCGTCCGGTATGCGGTTGGCCTATAACCCGATGCACGGTCCCGGAGCCGGACTGCTTGCGGCCGCGCTGCCGCACGCCGAGGTCATAGAAATAAATCAGAATCACGATCCCATGTTCGGCGGGATCAATCCGGAACCTATAGAGAAAAACCTGAAAGATTTCGCGCGGTTTACCTCGGAAAATAAGTGCTCGGCCGGCTTTGCCGTAGACGGCGACGGCGACCGCATAGGCATTATAGACGATACGGGCAGATACCTCAGCCCGCACATGGTATTCCCGATTTTTCTGGAACATCTGCTCAAAAACCCAAAAACGCGCGGATGCGCCGTGCAGGGCTTCGCCCTGGGATATCTGAGCAGACGAGTGGCCCGCGCCTACGGAGTAAAAATAATCGACGCTCCCGTAGGATTTAAGTACGTGGCCGACGAACTCATAAA contains:
- a CDS encoding DNA polymerase III subunit gamma/tau yields the protein MKYEAIARKYRPMNFGEVVGQGHIVSTISNAISSGRIHHAYLFSGTRGVGKTTMARILAKALDCEKGPTSEICGVCDACKGIATGNFVDVQEIDGASNRGIDEIRSLRENVRFAPVSGRYKIFIIDEAHQITGAAFNALLKTLEEPPPHAIFILATTESRSIPATISSRCQKYRFKMISVEEIAAALTKILSAESVTFEPEALPAIARAADGSMRDAQSLLDQAIAYGDRNVTAASVRELLGVLPSEIIDGALEAVAAGDARAALGCAAELASGGHDYSAFLTEMLSALRSMLLLAVGAEEVSTEARSTAEKLASKHAPAFTREKILRFSKLLLKAKEEMRWTHDARFLTELYLVKMTQPFVGASEILDAVSAETPSASDISGVVDKSSGPTTSDDKISKSSDSRPAAGTSAVAPVSAASVEVKPASEAGLSDIWRRLRESLPASEERLRACLANVRLTAIAEGAAELSAVSDFYASAVSKKNDLLAAILEKITGAKLIIKTKVVAVAGLGAALSPSSGDDSSDSDDEAESDTVAPPDDEDESAGFSGSIFAAPEPLKPSVSKAVRPVSPPRPPAASAPDGLKKILDIFPGKVAKAAQTE